AAATTGCCAAAGATTTGCCTTATGATTTTTGGGTAGTTTTAGTTGGCGATACTATTACTGAAGAAGCTTTACCAACTTATGAATCATGGTTAATGGAAGTTGAAGGTGTTGATAATGAAGGAAGAAATGGTTGGTCAAAATGGGTTCGTCAATGGACAGGTGAAGAAAATCGTCATGGAGATTTATTGAACAAATATTTGTATTTATCAGGTCGCGTAAACATGCGTGAAGTAGAAATTACAACACAACACTTAATAAATGATGGTTTTGATATTGGAACTGGAAAAGATCCATATAAAAATTTTGTTTATACTAGTTTTCAAGAATTGGCAACTTATGTTTCACACAATAGAGTTTCGCAATTAGCAAAGCAATATGGAGACAAACAATTGTCTAAAATGTGCAAAATGATTGCAGGTGATGAAATGCGTCATCATCATGCTTATTCAGAGTTTGTAAACCAAATTTTTAAAGTTGATCCTAGCGAAATGATGCTTGCATTTCAATATATGATGAAGCAAAAAATAACAATGCCAGCTCATTTCTTAAGAGAATCTGGCGAAAAAATAAGCACTGCTTTTGAAGAATTTTCTAATTCAGCGCAAAAAATAGGTGTTTACACGGCTAACGATTATGTAGATATTTTGAGAAAGCTAACTCAAAAATGGGAAATTGATAAAATCACAAATCTTACTGCAGAAGCAGAAAAAGCTCGTGATTATTTAATGAAATTACCTGAAAGAATGGCTAAAATATCAGAGCGTTTAGTATTGCCAGCCGAAACAAAAATCTTCAAATGGGTTGAACCAGCAGTTGTATAAATGCAAATAATTGACAATACTATTATTTTTGTTAAAGAGCAATTAAAAAATGCAGAATCAGGCCATGATTGGTTTCATATCGAACGTGTTTATAAAAACGCGTTGTTAATTGCTCAAAGTGAAGTTTGTAATCTAGAAATTGTAAAGCTTGGTGCATTACTTCACGATATTGCAGACAGTAAATTTCATAATGGTGATGAAACTGTTGGACCAAAAACAGCCAGAACATTTTTAGAAAGTCAAAATGTTTCAGAAGTAACAATTATTCATGTCATTAATATCATTGAAAACATTTCGTTCAAAGGTGGAAATTTTGAAAAGAAATTCAATTCCATAGAACTAGAAATTGTTCAGGATGCAGATAGGTTAGATGCTATTGGCGCCATCGGAATTGCCAGAACATTTAATTATGGCGGATTCAAAAACCGACAATTATTTAATCCTGCAATTCCACCAAAGTTAAACATGACGAAAGAAGAATATAAAAATTCGGATGCACCAACAATTAATCATTTTTACGAAAAATTATTGTTGCTGAAAGATAAAATGAATACCAAAACAGGAAAGGAAATAGCGAAAGAACGACATCTTTTTATGGAAAAGTTTCTTTCTCAGTTTTATGCGGAATGGGAAGGCGAGAAATAAAAAAAGAGAACCAAAATGGTCCTCTTTTTTTATTTATTTCCCAGAAAAACTCGCTTTTCTTTTCTCTAAAAAAGCAGTTGTTCCTTCTTTAAAATCTTCTGTACCAAAACATTTTCCAAAGTTTCTTATTTCGGTTTCAAAACCATTTACACCATCTTTATAATTGGCATTAATTGCTTTAATAGCTTTTCCGATTGCCATTGGAGAATTTCTCATAATTTTTGACGCAATGCCTTTTGTGAATTCTAAAAGTTCTGCTTGCGACACAACATGATTAACTAAACCATACGATTTTGCAGTTTCAGCATCAATCATTCCAGCAGTCATAATTAATTCCATGGCACGACCTTTCCCAATTAGTTGAGGTAAACGTTGTGTTCCGCCATAACCTGGAATTACTCCAAGAGAAGTTTCAGGCAAACCCATTTTTGCATTGTCTGAAGCAATTCTGAAATGGCATGACATCGCCAATTCTAATCCGCCACCAAGAGCAAAACCGTTAACAGCAGCAATGACAGGAGTTTTTAAATTTTCTACAAAATCAAATAATAATTCTTGTCCTTGAGCAGCTAATTGTGCACCTTCTTCAATTGAAAAATTGGCAAATTCAGAAATATCAGCTCCAGCAACAAACGCTTTTTCACCTTCACCTGTTATGATGATTACTTTTGTTTCGTTATCAGCATCTAAATTTTCAAAAGCAGTATGTAATTCTTCAATAGTTTCTTTATTTAAAGCGTTTAATTTTGATGGTCTATTGATAGTAATTTTTCCAATTCCGTTTTCAGAAGTTGCAATAATATTTTTGAAGCTCATGGTGTAAAATTTTAATTAATTATTGGAAGCGAAACAATAAAAGTAGTTCCTTTTCCAGATTCTGTTTCAAAAGTAATAGTTCCTTTGTAATTTTCGATGATGTTTTTTATAATTCCTAAACCTAATCCCATTCCGCTAGTTTTGGTGGTAAATTTTGGTTCAAAAATATGACTTTGATTATACAATTCTATTCCAATTCCGTTATCTTTCACTGAAATGATTACATTGTTTTCTACTTCATTAACTGAAACCAAAACACTTTTTTCTTCTTGTTCTTCAGGTATCGATTGAATAGCATTTTTTACCAAATTGGTGATGATTCTAATCAATTGAGTTCTATCTAATTTGGTTATAATTTCTTCTTTGTTGCTTTCAAAAATGATATAATCTTCATTAAAAATATCTAATGATAACTCAACTACATCAACTACATTTAAACTTTCGTTTTGTTGTGCAGGCATTGTTGCAAAGTTTGAAAAAGCCGAAGCAACAGCACTCATTGTATCAATTTGTTGAATTAATGTTTTAGAATAATCGTCTAACTTTTGCTTTAAATTAGGATCATTAGCATCAAATTTTCTTTGAAAACTTTGTACTGTTAATCGCATTGGTGTCAAAGGATTCTTGATTTCATGAGCAACTTGTTTTGCCATTTCACGCCATGCTTGTTCACGTTCACTTTGCGCCAATTTTCCAGCACTTTCTTCTAGTTTATCAACCATTGCATTATAAGCACTAATTAAGGAATTGATTTCGCGACTGTTGGCTTCAATTACAATTTTCTCATTTTTTTGATTTAAACTAGTTTCATTGATTTTGTCTGAAATCGTTTTTAGAGATTTGGTTATATAACTTGCTAAAAAGTAAGCCAAAGCAAAAGCAATAACCAGCATGAATGAATACACTTGGCTCAATCGAATTAAAAATTGTTTCAATTCTTCTTCATAAAATCCATCATCTTCTACATAAGGAATATTTAAAATCCCTAGAGGTTTGAATTTCTCATCCTTAATTTGACTGTAGGAAGAACGGTTTTTTATGCCATTAGTGTTTTTAATATCAACATATCTTTTTTCAACGGAAGACTGAACCAATTTTAAAATATAATTAGGTATTGGCGGCGAAACTTTGTCTACCGAGAAAAGAGCTTTTGACGATTTCAAAAGTTTTCCATCCAAAGAATAAATGTTAATTTCTAAATTATGAATATCAGCTAATTCGTGAATTTTATCTTTAAAAATTAACGGTAAATTTTCAGGAGTTAAAGGATAAGTTGTTGTTGAAAGCACATAATTTATGTGTTCTTTTATAGCAAATTCTTTTCGGTCTAATCGTTCTTGGTGATAATCTTTTGCCTCGTTTTTAAACTGAATTATCGAAATCGAAGCCATCAAAATCGAAGCCATCAATATCAAAAATATCATCGATAGGAAAATCCTAATTCGTAATGATAACATTGACATTTTAAAGCCTTTTAGCATAATTTAGGATTTGTTTCTTTCTCGAATTCTTTTGTAAAATTTAAAACCAAGCATAATCAAAACAGAAAAAAGTATAATTCCGATTACACCATAAATCCAATTGAAAGCATTTTTTAAAATTACTAAAAAAACAACGGCAAACAATATTAAGGTTGCGCCTTCGTTCCATAAACGCATGAAGTTGGAACTGTATTTAAAATCATCGTTTTGCAATTGTTTATAAATTTGATGACATTTCAAATGATACAGATAAAGCACAAAAACAAAGCCAAGTTTGACATGCATCCAAGGCATTTTGAGCCAAACACTTCCCAAATCAGTAAAAAACAACATCCAAAAAGCAAAAAAACTTGCTAAAATAGCGCTTGGCCAAGTAATAATGTACCACAAACGATAGGTCATTATTTTGTATTGCTTCAAAAGAATTTCTCGTTCAGGTGATGGTTTTTGGTTGGCTTCAATTTGATAAACAAACAATCGAACAATGTAAAACAACCCAGCAAACCAAGTAATTACAAAGATTAAATGAAGTGATTTTATGTAATTGTAGAGTTCCATTTTTAATTACTCCAATCTTTTATCCAGTTTGTTACAACACCACACCATTCGTCTTCATCGTTCAAACAAGGAACAGCAAAGAACTCTTCACCACCATTTTCTTTAAAATCTTCATTAGCACGCATGGCAATTTCTTCTAAAGTTTCTAAACAATCGGCAACAAATGCAGGAGTAACAACCGCTAATTTCTTAATTCCTTTGGCAGGCATTTTATTAATCTCAACATCGGTATAAGGAGTTAGCCATTTGTCACCAGCCAATCTCGATTGAAAGGTTTGACTGTATTTGTCTTCAGGAATTCCTAATAATTCAACAACCTGTCTTGTTGTTTCATAGCATTGATGACGATAACAAAATTCATGAGCAGGCGAAGCCGTAACACAACATTTTCCGTCAATAGTACAATGTGATTTGGTTACATCAGTTTTGCGAATATGACGTTTTGGAATGCCATGATACGAAAATAATAAATGGTCGTATTCAAAACCTTCTAGATGTTTCTTGATAGAATTTGCCAAAGCTTTTATAAAATCGGGCTTGTTATAAAAAGCTGGAACTTTGGTCAGTTTCATTCCAGAGAATTTTTTTGCAACTAATTCGTCTGCCAAAGCCCAAATAGTAGTAGTTGAAGCCATGGCATATTGCGGATATAACGCTAAAAGCATTACATCAGTAACACCTTTTTCTTTTAATTCTTGCAAACCTTTTTCAATAGTCATGGTACCATAGCGCATAGCTAATGCTACGGGAATATCAACTTGTTTGGCTACTTTTTCATGCATTTTTTTAGAAAAAACAATCAAAGGCGAACCTTCATCGGTCCATATTTGTGCATAAGCATGAGCAGAATTTTTTGGACGTGTTTGCAAAATAATTCCACGAACCAACAAAGCACGCAACAAATACGGAACATCAATTACATATTTGTCCATTAAAAATTCATCTAAATACGGCTTTACATCTTTTGGAGTTGGACTTTCTGGCGAACCCAGGTTTACTAATAATACACCTTTCATTTTGGCTATTTAATTTTTTATAAAAATAGGGAAACTTATTTTTTTATGATTATTTATAAAATCTGTTTTTTTGATGATTTTATTTTAAAAACTTATTGTTTATGATGAAATATTTAGACTCATCAAATACTTTTTTGGCGTTGTTCCAAATTTCTTTTTGAATGCAGCAATAAAATGACTTCCGGTGCTGTAGCCAATTTTTAAACCAACTTCATTTACATTATACGAACCAGAATCGAGTAATTGTCGAGCATGTTCCATTTTATAATCAAAAAGGAAACCATAAACCGTATCGCCATAAATTTGCTTGAAACCCATTTTTAGTTTCTTTAAATTTAGTCCAACTTGGTCTGACAATTCTTGTAGACTTGGTGGTTCAGCCATATTAGCAATTATAATTTCTTTGGCTTTTTTGATTTTCAATACATTTTCTTCATCCACCAAAAAAGGACATTGCTCTGCGTTTGGGTCATCATTTCTATTGAAAAACAAACTCAACAACTCATAACCTTTACCTTTATAATAGAGATTTTTAATGGATGGATTTAAGTTGTAATGAAACATCTGGTTCAAAACAATGGCCATCGAAGGACTAATATCGCTTTCGTTATAATATTTTTTGTCTTTGTTTTCTTGACTTAAAAACGGAATGTGCTCAGCATCATCGGTGAATAAACCATGAAATTTTTTGATGGAAACCAATATGGAAATCAACCAAGATTTTGGAGTAATTTCAACATTCAAAGGCAACTCTTTTTCAGGATTGAAAAACAGTAGTGCTTTTTCTTCTTTCAAATTCAACACATAATTCCCTTGGTTAAAAATATAATTGGCACTTCCTTTTAAACCAAAGTGAAACTGAATTAATCCCAACGGAACCGAACGCTGAAAAGTAGAAACTTCATCCGTATCATTCTGAAAACGAATTAATATAAAGTCATCGTCTATTTTTATTTCTTCTTTTGAACCCATAGCGATATTTTTTTTATTCTGAACTTGATTGAAAATCTTTAGCTATCATTTCTTTATTTAGAATTATTCTACACAAAATAATTGTAAAGACCTTATTTGTCTACAAATTTAGAATAAATATCGCTAAAAAGACAAATTCTTAGAAAAATAACTAATAACGATACAAAAAGTTCTTCAAGCGTTGTTTTTATAAAAAGTATAACTATAATTTTGTTCCAACTTTTAGCTAAAGTTGCATTTATGGATAACAAACATATTTCAAAACATACTACATTTTACGCCATTGGTTTGAGTTACAAGAAAGCCGATGCCGATATTAGAGGTAGATTTAGTTTGGATTCCAATGCAATACAAACTCTTTTAGACCAAGCAAAAAAAGAAAATATTGAAGCTTTGGTCGTAACTTCTACCTGCAATCGTACCGAAATTTATGGTTTTGCAGAACATCCTTTTCAGTTAATCAAATTACTTTGCGACAATAGTCAAGGAACTGTTGAAGATTTTCAAAAAGTGGCCTACGTTTATAAAAATCAAGAAGCGATAAGTCATTTATTCAAAGTTGGAACTGGTTTAGACAGTCAAATTCTTGGAGATTTCGAAATTATTAGTCAACTGAAAATTGCATTTACCGAAAGCAAAAAAATGAATTTGATGAATGCTTTTTTAGAGCGATTAATCAATTCGGTAATTCAAGCCAGTAAAAAAATTAAGAATGAAACTGAGATTTCTTCAGGCGCAACTTCGGTTTCGTTTGCTTCAGTTCAATATATTTTCAAAAATGTTGAAGATATTTCGAATAAAAATATTTTACTTTTTGGCACCGGAAAAATTGGCAGAAATACGTGTGAAAATCTAGTAAAACATACAAAGCATGACCATATTACTTTAATCAACCGTACTAAAGATAAAGCGGAACGATTGGCTAGAAAATTGGATGTAATTGTAAAAGATTATGCAGATTTACAACTTGAAATCCAAAAGGCTGATGTTTTGGTTGTGGCAACTGGAGCTCAAAACCCAACAGTTGATAAAGCGATTCTGAATTTAAAAAAACCATTACTGATTCTTGATTTGTCTATCCCAAAAAACGTTCATGAAAATGTAACGGATATAGAAAATGTAACTTTAGTTCACATGGATCATTTATCACAAATGACGGATGAAACTTTAGAAAACAG
The window above is part of the Flavobacterium sp. PMTSA4 genome. Proteins encoded here:
- a CDS encoding helix-turn-helix domain-containing protein translates to MGSKEEIKIDDDFILIRFQNDTDEVSTFQRSVPLGLIQFHFGLKGSANYIFNQGNYVLNLKEEKALLFFNPEKELPLNVEITPKSWLISILVSIKKFHGLFTDDAEHIPFLSQENKDKKYYNESDISPSMAIVLNQMFHYNLNPSIKNLYYKGKGYELLSLFFNRNDDPNAEQCPFLVDEENVLKIKKAKEIIIANMAEPPSLQELSDQVGLNLKKLKMGFKQIYGDTVYGFLFDYKMEHARQLLDSGSYNVNEVGLKIGYSTGSHFIAAFKKKFGTTPKKYLMSLNISS
- the hemH gene encoding ferrochelatase, with protein sequence MKGVLLVNLGSPESPTPKDVKPYLDEFLMDKYVIDVPYLLRALLVRGIILQTRPKNSAHAYAQIWTDEGSPLIVFSKKMHEKVAKQVDIPVALAMRYGTMTIEKGLQELKEKGVTDVMLLALYPQYAMASTTTIWALADELVAKKFSGMKLTKVPAFYNKPDFIKALANSIKKHLEGFEYDHLLFSYHGIPKRHIRKTDVTKSHCTIDGKCCVTASPAHEFCYRHQCYETTRQVVELLGIPEDKYSQTFQSRLAGDKWLTPYTDVEINKMPAKGIKKLAVVTPAFVADCLETLEEIAMRANEDFKENGGEEFFAVPCLNDEDEWCGVVTNWIKDWSN
- a CDS encoding enoyl-CoA hydratase/isomerase family protein, yielding MSFKNIIATSENGIGKITINRPSKLNALNKETIEELHTAFENLDADNETKVIIITGEGEKAFVAGADISEFANFSIEEGAQLAAQGQELLFDFVENLKTPVIAAVNGFALGGGLELAMSCHFRIASDNAKMGLPETSLGVIPGYGGTQRLPQLIGKGRAMELIMTAGMIDAETAKSYGLVNHVVSQAELLEFTKGIASKIMRNSPMAIGKAIKAINANYKDGVNGFETEIRNFGKCFGTEDFKEGTTAFLEKRKASFSGK
- a CDS encoding acyl-ACP desaturase — protein: MSQKNIRLEVMQFLENKVDNFVDQFLIPVEKIWQPSDFLPNSEEESFIDEVKELREIAKDLPYDFWVVLVGDTITEEALPTYESWLMEVEGVDNEGRNGWSKWVRQWTGEENRHGDLLNKYLYLSGRVNMREVEITTQHLINDGFDIGTGKDPYKNFVYTSFQELATYVSHNRVSQLAKQYGDKQLSKMCKMIAGDEMRHHHAYSEFVNQIFKVDPSEMMLAFQYMMKQKITMPAHFLRESGEKISTAFEEFSNSAQKIGVYTANDYVDILRKLTQKWEIDKITNLTAEAEKARDYLMKLPERMAKISERLVLPAETKIFKWVEPAVV
- a CDS encoding sensor histidine kinase, with translation MIFLILMASILMASISIIQFKNEAKDYHQERLDRKEFAIKEHINYVLSTTTYPLTPENLPLIFKDKIHELADIHNLEINIYSLDGKLLKSSKALFSVDKVSPPIPNYILKLVQSSVEKRYVDIKNTNGIKNRSSYSQIKDEKFKPLGILNIPYVEDDGFYEEELKQFLIRLSQVYSFMLVIAFALAYFLASYITKSLKTISDKINETSLNQKNEKIVIEANSREINSLISAYNAMVDKLEESAGKLAQSEREQAWREMAKQVAHEIKNPLTPMRLTVQSFQRKFDANDPNLKQKLDDYSKTLIQQIDTMSAVASAFSNFATMPAQQNESLNVVDVVELSLDIFNEDYIIFESNKEEIITKLDRTQLIRIITNLVKNAIQSIPEEQEEKSVLVSVNEVENNVIISVKDNGIGIELYNQSHIFEPKFTTKTSGMGLGLGIIKNIIENYKGTITFETESGKGTTFIVSLPIIN
- the hemA gene encoding glutamyl-tRNA reductase translates to MDNKHISKHTTFYAIGLSYKKADADIRGRFSLDSNAIQTLLDQAKKENIEALVVTSTCNRTEIYGFAEHPFQLIKLLCDNSQGTVEDFQKVAYVYKNQEAISHLFKVGTGLDSQILGDFEIISQLKIAFTESKKMNLMNAFLERLINSVIQASKKIKNETEISSGATSVSFASVQYIFKNVEDISNKNILLFGTGKIGRNTCENLVKHTKHDHITLINRTKDKAERLARKLDVIVKDYADLQLEIQKADVLVVATGAQNPTVDKAILNLKKPLLILDLSIPKNVHENVTDIENVTLVHMDHLSQMTDETLENRKKHIPAAEAIIEEIKEEFFTWTKGRKFAPAIHALKAKLNSIKESELNTQRKKISNFDEEQAELISNRIIQKITNHFANHLKDENTMVDESIEWIEKIFQIEAK
- a CDS encoding CopD family protein → MELYNYIKSLHLIFVITWFAGLFYIVRLFVYQIEANQKPSPEREILLKQYKIMTYRLWYIITWPSAILASFFAFWMLFFTDLGSVWLKMPWMHVKLGFVFVLYLYHLKCHQIYKQLQNDDFKYSSNFMRLWNEGATLILFAVVFLVILKNAFNWIYGVIGIILFSVLIMLGFKFYKRIRERNKS
- a CDS encoding HD domain-containing protein, which encodes MQIIDNTIIFVKEQLKNAESGHDWFHIERVYKNALLIAQSEVCNLEIVKLGALLHDIADSKFHNGDETVGPKTARTFLESQNVSEVTIIHVINIIENISFKGGNFEKKFNSIELEIVQDADRLDAIGAIGIARTFNYGGFKNRQLFNPAIPPKLNMTKEEYKNSDAPTINHFYEKLLLLKDKMNTKTGKEIAKERHLFMEKFLSQFYAEWEGEK